One stretch of Lysobacter sp. TY2-98 DNA includes these proteins:
- the recC gene encoding exodeoxyribonuclease V subunit gamma: MAAASDFRLYHSNSLEILAGLMAEELRRPAAGQSLLTPDIVVIPQPSMRRWLQATLAQAHGVAANIVFLTPGELVARLLDANVDGRDQDLDADALRWRLYALLQDERTMRDPVLRPLRAYLSPETGEIDALKAWSLAGALATTFDRYQAWRRDWLLAWDAGASPRDPQAVLWRRLGADRPHRARRIQRYLERFGVDGDGTPAGLPPRLFVFATLNVSPDTLRVIASASRVGPLHFYLPSPVAAYWGDVRTLPHRLALGDAAAFGDVLDTDDNPLLQAWGAAGRDFMAVLGGYETVHPSFDLPAYDDPEARGFDALREPLLGRIKRDLLHRRPVPTTPWRATLDVTDASLQVHAAPTRLREVQVLHDQLRALLEDARFDPPLEPREIAVLAPDIDPYLPYIEAVFGGVHGRTDFIPYTVADTSPLADEPLADVFSRLLALPVSRLGLHEVLDLLATPAIAQHAGLDPASLDRLRDWLQAAGACWGLDAAHRVKHGAPDDALYTWQFALDRLLIGHATGSDALLGDVAGFPELEGSDLAALDTLIGLVRVLARYERVLSNAMTAEQWRERLLALLAAVLPERPRDTADERALDRLRALIDDFADAARRAAMTAPIEPEVVRAHFDAKLAEPDTRAPLMGGGVSFGRMVPMRLLPFRAICILGLNDGDFPRRDPAGGLNQIAHELDGPHRRRGDRSLRDDDRFIFLQLLASANDVFYLSYLGADPHDGSLREPSALVHELLDVAAGYHADARDARKRFVVRHPLQPFSAEAFGADGHGIEPRRFSYRGEWQQAAHTSPLRRRELPPWIGAPLPHAEPPTRDVALRDLAAFLRSPPDAFLRQRLQLRLPDAGAPLIDVEPLVLERRATDLLRDAVFDAQVSGRTQQLARRLQSQGLLPAGVYGQRVLDEVVHEVRPFSELFTGWRGDAGADDVAIDLELGAQRLHGRLRDVHPHGLARLRFGELNGPTQIAHGLDWLAACALDRAMPLVQFALHDGRVAAVERAPIAAAQARDVLAMLLALRETGLTEPLPFGAYAGWAWYDGQDDRAWKAARERWLNVRGWAEGGTPAMQLALRGRDPFAREDAAARFQALARRVFDAVLHARAEIDA; the protein is encoded by the coding sequence ATGGCCGCGGCCTCCGATTTCCGCCTGTACCACTCGAATTCGCTGGAAATCCTCGCCGGACTGATGGCCGAGGAACTCCGGCGGCCGGCGGCTGGGCAGTCGCTGCTGACGCCCGACATCGTGGTCATCCCGCAGCCGTCCATGCGCCGCTGGCTGCAGGCCACGCTGGCGCAGGCGCATGGCGTCGCCGCGAACATCGTTTTCCTCACGCCGGGCGAGCTGGTCGCGCGCCTGCTCGACGCCAATGTCGACGGTCGCGATCAGGATCTCGATGCCGACGCCCTGCGCTGGCGGCTGTACGCGCTGCTGCAGGACGAGCGCACGATGCGCGATCCGGTGCTGCGCCCGTTGCGTGCGTACCTGTCGCCGGAGACGGGCGAGATCGATGCGCTGAAGGCGTGGTCGCTGGCCGGCGCGCTCGCCACGACGTTCGATCGTTACCAGGCCTGGCGTCGCGACTGGCTGCTCGCTTGGGACGCCGGCGCGTCGCCGCGCGATCCGCAGGCAGTGCTGTGGCGGCGCCTGGGCGCTGACCGCCCGCATCGCGCGCGCCGCATCCAGCGCTACCTCGAACGCTTCGGTGTCGACGGCGACGGGACGCCTGCCGGATTGCCCCCTCGACTATTCGTGTTCGCCACGCTCAATGTCTCGCCCGACACGCTGCGCGTGATCGCGAGCGCGTCGCGCGTCGGTCCGCTGCACTTCTACCTGCCGTCGCCGGTCGCCGCGTACTGGGGCGACGTGCGCACGCTGCCGCATCGCCTCGCACTCGGCGACGCCGCTGCGTTCGGCGACGTGCTCGACACCGACGACAACCCGCTGTTGCAGGCCTGGGGCGCGGCCGGTCGCGACTTCATGGCGGTGCTCGGCGGTTACGAGACCGTGCATCCGTCGTTCGACCTGCCGGCGTACGACGATCCCGAGGCGCGCGGTTTCGATGCATTGCGCGAGCCGCTGCTCGGGCGCATCAAGCGCGACCTGCTGCATCGTCGCCCCGTGCCGACGACACCGTGGCGCGCGACGCTCGACGTCACCGACGCCAGCCTGCAGGTGCATGCGGCACCGACGCGGCTGCGCGAAGTACAAGTGCTGCACGACCAGCTGCGCGCGCTGCTCGAGGACGCGCGTTTCGATCCACCGCTGGAGCCGCGCGAGATCGCCGTGCTCGCGCCGGACATCGACCCTTACCTGCCCTACATCGAAGCCGTCTTCGGTGGCGTGCACGGCCGCACCGACTTCATTCCCTATACCGTCGCCGACACCAGCCCGCTGGCCGACGAACCGCTGGCCGACGTGTTCTCGCGCCTGCTCGCGCTGCCGGTGTCGCGCCTCGGCCTGCACGAAGTACTGGACCTGCTCGCGACTCCCGCGATCGCGCAGCACGCGGGACTGGACCCTGCATCGCTCGACCGCCTGCGCGACTGGCTGCAGGCCGCCGGTGCGTGCTGGGGCCTCGACGCCGCGCATCGCGTCAAACACGGCGCGCCCGACGACGCTCTCTACACCTGGCAGTTCGCGCTCGACCGCCTGCTGATCGGTCATGCGACGGGTTCGGACGCGCTGCTCGGCGACGTCGCCGGTTTTCCCGAACTCGAAGGCAGCGACCTGGCTGCGCTCGACACGCTGATCGGTCTCGTCCGCGTTCTCGCGCGCTACGAGCGCGTGCTGTCGAACGCGATGACCGCCGAGCAGTGGCGCGAACGCCTGCTCGCGCTGCTTGCGGCGGTGTTGCCGGAACGTCCGCGCGACACCGCCGACGAGCGCGCGCTCGACCGCCTGCGCGCGCTGATCGACGACTTCGCTGATGCCGCGCGCCGTGCCGCGATGACCGCGCCGATCGAGCCCGAGGTCGTGCGTGCGCACTTCGACGCCAAGCTGGCCGAGCCCGACACGCGTGCGCCGTTGATGGGCGGCGGCGTCAGTTTCGGTCGCATGGTGCCGATGCGCCTCCTGCCGTTCCGCGCGATCTGCATCCTCGGCCTGAACGACGGCGACTTTCCGCGTCGCGATCCCGCGGGCGGTCTCAACCAGATTGCGCACGAACTCGACGGTCCGCACCGGCGTCGTGGCGACCGCTCGCTACGCGACGACGACCGCTTCATATTCCTGCAGTTGCTGGCGTCGGCGAACGACGTCTTCTACCTCAGCTACCTCGGCGCCGATCCCCACGACGGCAGCCTGCGTGAACCCTCGGCGCTGGTGCACGAGCTGCTCGACGTCGCGGCGGGTTATCACGCCGACGCACGGGACGCGCGCAAGCGTTTCGTCGTGCGCCATCCGCTGCAGCCGTTCTCCGCGGAAGCGTTCGGCGCGGACGGCCACGGCATCGAGCCGCGGCGTTTCAGCTACCGCGGCGAATGGCAGCAGGCTGCGCACACATCGCCGCTGCGGCGTCGCGAGCTGCCGCCGTGGATCGGCGCGCCGCTGCCGCACGCGGAACCGCCGACACGCGACGTCGCCTTGCGCGACCTTGCCGCATTCCTGCGCAGCCCGCCCGACGCCTTCCTGCGCCAGCGCCTGCAACTGCGCCTGCCCGACGCCGGCGCGCCGCTGATCGACGTCGAACCGCTGGTGCTGGAGCGCCGTGCCACCGATCTGCTGCGCGACGCGGTGTTCGACGCGCAGGTGAGCGGCCGCACGCAGCAGCTCGCACGTCGCCTGCAATCGCAGGGGCTGTTGCCTGCGGGCGTGTACGGCCAGCGCGTGCTCGACGAAGTCGTCCACGAGGTGCGCCCGTTCTCCGAACTGTTCACCGGCTGGCGTGGCGACGCGGGCGCGGACGATGTCGCGATCGACCTCGAACTCGGCGCGCAGCGTCTGCACGGCCGCCTGCGCGACGTGCATCCGCACGGCCTCGCGCGCCTGCGTTTCGGCGAGTTGAACGGTCCCACACAGATCGCGCACGGCCTCGACTGGCTCGCCGCCTGCGCGCTCGACCGCGCGATGCCGCTGGTGCAGTTCGCGCTGCACGACGGTCGCGTCGCCGCGGTCGAACGCGCACCGATCGCGGCAGCGCAGGCGCGCGATGTCCTCGCCATGC